ATACCAGAAGCAGTTggttatttaaaatatatatgtaatgtatatgatgaaaaaacaatgcataagaaaaaagaaatggtTAAGGCATGTGATAATTTAGTAAGAGAATATAAATTGACACGAAATTTAGTAGTAAGggcatatattattcaagCAAGAGGTTTAAATCCACCATCAGGAGCTACAGATATAACAACATATGTATGGATAAAAAACAGTGATGAAATAACAAACATTCCAGGTGGTTTATCacataatattaaagatacaggacatataaaaaaacaaggaTATAAACCTGAATTTAATAGATGTTATCAATTATTATGTTCATTTCCTGATGAATCAATAATACAAGTATGTGTAATGAATCAAGGTTCTATATCTGATGAAGTAATAggatatacatatatagatatGGAAGAtagatattttaataaaaaaataaaacaattaatGTTAGATGATATTATGCCAATCGAATTAAGATCATTGAAATTAGAAAATAGTACGATATCACATGGATCATTAAGATGTTggtttgaaatatttacagAAGAATTTGCACATTTAAATCctgttaaaatattatgctCAAATGAACCAGATGATTATCAATTAAGATTAGTTGTATGGAAAGTTTCTAATGTAGCTATGGATAATAATTCAACAGTTAGTCTCTTTGTTAGATGTATATATGCAGATGATGATTCAGAAGATATTAGAGATACAGATATACATtataatagtaaaaatGGGAAAGGCACATTTAATTGGagatttgtttataatgtGAAAATTCCTACAAATTCAACAACAATTAAAGTTcaaatacataattatgCCCTTTTGTCATCCAATGAGCCAATTGGTGAATCGTCTCTCGATTTGTCTTCCCACTTTTATCGAGCTCGTAAAAAAAAGGGATTCTACCACATTCCTAGGTATGCTTGCTTTGGCTGTCTCATTTTACCGAATATGTTTTATCTATTTTTCATTCATTCTTCTCaatgttatattataaaaacacttgatatatgattttttcCGACTTGGCAGATTTTCCATTTCTTGTAAGCACCCTGCacataaaaacaaaatccGAGGAAATATCGAAGTCGAAGCATGTATATTGCCAAAGAGTGAAGCAGATGTTGATCCAGTTGGAAATGGTCGAGATGAGCCAAATAAAGATCCGTTTTTACCCCCAATAACAGAAAATAGAACTTATGTAGATTGGGTAACTATAAATGAAAAGCTAGGAGATGCAACTGCATCTATAATGCAAGGATTGAAATGGACAGGTATATTCATCATGTttgtttgtatatatatagcattTAAATTGGTTGATCCTAATGTAGTAGTGATAAGTAGCAAAGttctatataataaacttataatttttttcttttcttttcagGAGTATGGGTTATGGTTGCATTTGTTGTTATtggaattttatttataatgtttTTGTTAAAATGAGGATAGGATATAATGAGTTGTATCTCATTTAGACATGTAGAATGAAATTGGtcatatcttttattttgcatCTAACAGAATCacgaatttattttaaatagtgCTCAAGCAagtttcataaaaaaaaaaaaaaaaaattactaatagatgtaaaaaaatttgagaTAATCAATTCGatttaattctttattttcaagtatatgaaaatttttcaaaacacATTCATCTAGATATGAAACTTTTTTAACGAAgttccatatatttttataaatagatGGATATTCTGTGTATTCATGTTTAATAgtgtatatatgaattGCATGTTCACATAAgtcatttaaaatatgccctaaattttttttataaaatattattttaattatttgttcCGTTTTATCTGATTCAtttgattttatattttcataataatatccATTATCTAATGAAAATGTAACTACTTTTATAAGTTTAtcgattttattataaagaataaataattcatttttacttttaaatatttttgtatctcgtaaaaagtatatatacgATGAAAGTATGTGTATTTGGCTAGTTAGAGGAATCGTAGGGGTCCTACTTATCATATGGTCAGTTGCCAGGGGTATATTCTGATTATGCTGTATATCATTTGGCACTATTAAATCGGCtgcttttttatataacatatttgctttatttacatttttcatatcataatcataaaattcagctaaatgaaatattgtAAGAATATCTTTATCCCATTGGATTTCATTTCCCAATTTGTCATCATTGGTATCATTGGTTTTAGGGTggttaaaaattttgttttctatataattatataaaagggatgctattttataattttgtaatatatcTAAATTAGTTCTTGCAACTTCAGCTATATGGATTGCACATTTATTATCTGTTTTTATACATCTAGATATCCATggcaaaaaatatgaaatatcCGCATATTTTGATTCTCCAAATGGTTGATACGGTTCATTATCTTCAACAACTTTTGAAGTAAATTTGATAACActatattttccatttctaTATAAAGTTTGATAATTGGTATCATCATATATTACTTTTTGGCAGAACcggatattttttttatttgtgcATCTAGAATAGTTAGAATCTATTTGATCCGCTAAAGTAAATGCACTTGTTCCCCCATTTATAGATGCACatctataaatattactAACAATATAAcgaattttatatttttcataataatatttttttgcatcAGCAAAAGGTATACAACTAGCTAGCATGTAATAATCTTGAACCCGTTTTCGTAACCCTACATCTTCATATTGTGGATGTAAaatcattttaaaattggtTGTTGATCTTAAAAAGCTAGATGTAGGTATATCGGCCAATATTGGTTCGCcctcttttatatttattttcatccaattaattaaatctaaattattttgcaaATTCGATGGTTCATTTCTTATAGTATTTATGTATTCATATTTcggaaaatattttataaatggaTATATCCATTCATAGATgcaaattatatgtatcaTGATTTTTGTCGCTTTTCTCAGTTTTCTgcaaaaaaagtaaatatattacataccgatgcaataaaaaattgtataaacatatttgcCTTTTGTAagtttcatattattttttataagccATAGAAACGGTGTGTATATCTATacataatgtatatatattttaagctatctatataaattaaagaGATGTTTGTGATTTACCTGACCAAAGGAAAAGAAGGGCTAgctataataaaaattatattatttaaaaaagtagGGGATCCAACCAAAGATGAAATGACACATATAAGAGGTAATGCTAAGACACGAAGTCTAGCTATTATTAACATaaggaatataaaaaatatagtttgtattaataaaaaaataaaatttgaagtaataaattcattatattttattatatcttttttcttGTATATagattttaaatatatgattatataaaaaatgtatatcattacaaatataatagaatAATCAAATAAAGCTGTttcttttatcatatttaacatattttttgaaaaggGTTTAAACTCTCCTCCTGCACTATATATCATTGTATCAAAGTTATGGCTTCCTATATTTAATCTGActtttaataatgaaagAACATGTGAATCAtcttttgttttgtttattataagtatacgtaaaaataaaaatataaatactgatataaatccattttttaatataaattttattttttttaatatattaaagtTAGTCATCTTATTTTcatctatttttatcttgtcttttttaaataaattattttgaatttcATTCATCCCTTCTactattttgttaattcgATTATCACATTTgttattcatatttgtgtttgaattatttttaaaaatattcattgaCATACTAATTAAggatttatcttttttgttgctttctttatttttagttgTCTTTAATTGGTCATCTTTAAgtgttatattattttctggATTTATAATATCACCATATATGATTGTTATTAGAATTGAAATAAGGACATATGggaaatatgtatataacatatatcTTGGAAATAAAGTAACGACtaaagataatatataagaCAAGCCAAAaacaattaatatatttttaaattctttttttatttcatatccCAATAAATAAACTATAAAGAGACTAACAATATTGGTTagcaaaatgaaaacagaAAATTGCcatgttattaaaaaaaaaaagccaCTTAAAAATAGGGGCACATAGTTTAAAGCTGATATCTGTTAAAGAGAAAGAAAACAAACGAATGGCAtgtcaaataaaatatatgacatACATACTATTAAGTACCAACGTTACACCATATACTGCTTTGCCATAGCGatcaatataatacatCGATATAAACACAGATAAGTTTTCATATTCTTTCTTACTTTCTTTTCCCTAAgaataatgtatatatgtaaaataatgCTCCACATGTAAACAGAAGCAAAATTTTCTCTCAAAGGAAATCCtagaaataataagaaGCGATGGGATTGGAAATGTATGCAGTtgaatattatcaaaaattgGCTTTCTActtttttcactttttatGTCTGAGCAATATTGATTAGTACCAGCTAGTCTCATTATAAACTTTTCACGAAagcatgaaaaaaaaagcattataaatatgattccagatgaatatgaatttcctaaaaaaaatatgtgaatAGTGTGGATCAAAGCAAAAGCTACAATTTACAAGCATcttaaaaatttgtttcTATTTATACCTAGATAAAcggaaagaaaaaatagtgTACTGACACTAGCAGCTTGAGAAAGAAGCGCTAAAAATAgataattaaaatagttTGTTAAATTGGGCAATAAACCTGGATAGGCATCTTATTGTATGTCTCAATGAAGCAAAATAAGAGCATAAAACAAtcatagtaataataatggtaGTTGGTTACCTGCATAAACATAAAAGTTGTATGGGGTTGCAAAAAGTGTTTCTAATTTTAGCAGACGCCATATTGTTCCGAGTATGATTTCTtcaaatatgaaaaagaaatgaaacAATATAAGGATGTTAAAGTGGTGAAAGATGGATActgaaaataattgaaCTTATTTCATTTCTAAAATACCTGGACAAATATTAAAACGTTGCAATGCATTTATCCGATTAGGATATTCGCTTCTATCGTCATTTCTAAAGATAAGGCAGTTGGGCAGTTGAAATGAATAAAGTATGTCCCTTACTATCTagtaattttaattttaatttttcgattggttatttttttataaatacatgATCAGGTTAATGCCCTCCAAGTAATTTTCAGACTTAACTAGGTCATCATAGAAGgagaaataaaatgtttccTACAAAAAAGGGATATACATTTAAtgatgtaaatatatataagcataAATTGTTTGCATTCATGCGTGTTGTCAATATGTTGTTCTTAAGGTTCTTACCTCTGAGTATAGTGATACCTTTTGCTCATCATAATTTCTACAAAATTCATATTGATATCTCTTGTAAAATGTGATAAAAACAAACAGactaaatataaaatagaagaaaaaaaaaagattaagaataaaagaaaattacgAAATGGCATGTATTCATATTATCCATTTTCTACATATGGGCAAtgagtatttttttattttgtatccATTTAAGAGACATATtgaattcataaaaataatataggtgtgtatatattatgtgttAATTTATGATATGTTCATAgatatatttccattttagtAAAGTTTGGATAAATGATTACCAGATCAAcaaagaacaaaaaaacagTCTCACTTTGCATTTGtccatttaaataaataaaattatttaatttccgtatttattaaaacataaatagaaaaaaaatatataatgaaaaaatatttctatcaagaaaataatttgtgaatggcaaaaaataaaacaatataaaatacaataataatagtgatatttacaaaaatgtataaagaaaataatatgaaataagTGATTAGTATGTTATTTTCCAGAATAAAAtggaattatataaatttaagaaaataaaagttaataaaaattttgttcatttaaaagtatgtataaatatgacCTATACTACTCATATGTGTGTAACATAAATTTAACgtcttatttttatacaataaaaaaaaatagactaaacaaaaaaatacttatatgtatatcgttattttttggatatatatgtacaaaaaaatatttataaataaactaGCATATCCAAATtctcaaaaatattactatCCTTTTCTTCTATTCCTATATAGCAATTGCAAAATTTAGAATTACTATCAGGTAAATTGAATGAAGAAGACATATTATCATGATATGTATTGAATTGGCTTTGCTCATTAGATATTTGTTcccatttttgtttatctttttgataaaaaaagtcttcgttattttttcttaaattttCAACAAAGGAAGAAAAAAGGGATGGAGGGAAAACTtttgatataatttttttatttggaaatttttttattaaaagataaaattgttttgtGCAATTAGGGCAtacacataaataaattcttATTCTTTTAGATTTAATTACACAttgaaattttaatatactcATGTCTGTTTTGtttggatttttttttatttttttttcattggTATCCTGTTTCTCTAGTTCCAGTTCATTAATTAAATCgctttcatcatttttataacttaacatattttgcttatcattaaaaaatattttttttatattgttcaTGAAACCTCCAAATGTGCTACGAcgtttttcttcatttggatttttattttcataggCTAGTagaattttatcatttttaattatatcacTATATAAGTCAatgttatttaaattattttgagaTTCTATATAACTATGTGCATTATATTCATCGTTTGAACTACTAGAAAAATTCACAGattcttttaaattcaAATTTGGTTGTTCCATATATGGTATATTCTCTTTTTGGATTCCcattttcaataattttagcttattataattttttatgttactTTTTTCATTGCCCATATTGATATTAGCATTCATTTCAGCATCGCTTGACATATAGTTTTCACTTtctatcatattattatctattatgttataattattatttaacttGTTAAGTTGTCTTTCTTCGAATAGGATATTAGTATCATCTTTAAAGTTGGAGTGAAGGGTTTCTCTTTTtagtttgtatatattattcttatttttcaaagtatcctttgattttttatagttttttatataaatattatgacaACTATGGGTTCTCTTTGTTtgattattaattttgtcgTCTAGTTTGTTTGACGTTGcttcatatttttccttttgGGGGTTTACCCGaaatatgttattatatttactattttctatattgtCATTTTCgttacaaatataatttgaaCTAATACGTTTGATAGTGGAATTGCCACATTGGGCATAAGGAGTTATGTTGTTATAACTGctgttataatatatttcatcatGGGGATAATTCGTAAAAAGAATTCCA
This Plasmodium chabaudi chabaudi strain AS genome assembly, chromosome: 12 DNA region includes the following protein-coding sequences:
- a CDS encoding Dpy-19-like C-mannosyltransferase, putative (term=annotation;date=20151102;qualifier=removed_product=conserved Plasmodium protein, unknown function;qualifier=added_product=c-mannosyltransferase, putative;curatorName=ucb@sanger.ac.uk;~term=annotation;date=20180215;qualifier=added_literature=PMID:29432542;qualifier=removed_product=c-mannosyltransferase, putative;qualifier=added_product=dpy-19-like c-mannosyltransferase, putative;qualifier=added_gene_name=dpy19;qualifier=added_GO:0000030;qualifier=added_GO:0018103;qualifier=added_ec_number=2.4.1.-;curatorName=ucb@sanger.ac.uk;~term=annotation;date=20180319;qualifier=added_GO:0016021;curatorName=ucb@sanger.ac.uk;~;query 1-6; ~;query 153-171; ~;query 232-242; ~;query 287-373; ~;query 470-480; ~;query 531-550; ~;query 7-24; ~;query 130-152; ~;query 172-189; ~;query 209-231; ~;query 243-260; ~;query 264-286; ~;query 374-396; ~;query 447-469; ~;query 481-503; ~;query 508-530; ~;query 551-570; ~;query 25-129; ~;query 190-208; ~;query 261-263; ~;query 397-446; ~;query 504-507; ~;query 571-1025; ~tmhmm; query 1-1026; ~pfam_scan;Pfam:PF10034.5; E()=1.7E-144;score=482.4;query 15-728;description=Dpy19;~iprscan;InterPro:IPR018732 : Dpy-19;Pfam:PF10034; score=2.1E-144;query 15-728;description=Dpy-19/Dpy-19-like); translation: MDKCKVRLFFCSLLICLFVFITFYKRYQYEFCRNYDEQKVSLYSEETFYFSFYDDLVKSENYLEGINLIINDDRSEYPNRINALQRFNICPEIILGTIWRLLKLETLFATPYNFYVYAALLSQAASVSTLFFLSVYLGNSYSSGIIFIMLFFSCFREKFIMRLAGFPLRENFASVYMWSIILHIYIILREKKISALNYVPLFLSGFFFLITWQFSVFILLTNIVSLFIVYLLGYEIKKEFKNILIVFGLSYILSLVVTLFPRYMLYTYFPYVLISILITIIYGDIINPENNITLKDDQLKTTKNKESNKKDKSLISMSMNIFKNNSNTNMNNKCDNRINKIVEGMNEIQNNLFKKDKIKIDENKMTNFNILKKIKFILKNGFISVFIFLFLRILIINKTKDDSHVLSLLKVRLNIGSHNFDTMIYSAGGEFKPFSKNMLNMIKETALFDYSIIFVMIYIFYIIIYLKSIYKKKDIIKYNEFITSNFIFLLIQTIFFIFLMLIIARLRVLALPLICVISSLVGSPTFLNNIIFIIASPSFPLVRKLRKATKIMIHIICIYEWIYPFIKYFPKYEYINTIRNEPSNLQNNLDLINWMKINIKEGEPILADIPTSSFLRSTTNFKMILHPQYEDVGLRKRVQDYYMLASCIPFADAKKYYYEKYKIRYIVSNIYRCASINGGTSAFTLADQIDSNYSRCTNKKNIRFCQKVIYDDTNYQTLYRNGKYSVIKFTSKVVEDNEPYQPFGESKYADISYFLPWISRCIKTDNKCAIHIAEVARTNLDILQNYKIASLLYNYIENKIFNHPKTNDTNDDKLGNEIQWDKDILTIFHLAEFYDYDMKNVNKANMLYKKAADLIVPNDIQHNQNIPLATDHMISRTPTIPLTSQIHILSSYIYFLRDTKIFKSKNELFILYNKIDKLIKVVTFSLDNGYYYENIKSNESDKTEQIIKIIFYKKNLGHILNDLCEHAIHIYTIKHEYTEYPSIYKNIWNFVKKVSYLDECVLKNFHILENKELNRIDYLKFFYIY
- a CDS encoding conserved Plasmodium protein, unknown function (term=structural;date=20110313;qualifier=method_exon=changed gene model, deleted exon 1 based on homology;curatorName=ucb@sanger.ac.uk;~;query 488-488;GPI_cleavage_site_score=0.344) produces the protein MKREKKTKKHIKYIRDQIKEIELESKIINKHIKKLEEERKIFQLSTVLLEKYSSFINTKLDNNLSIHIFNNTFLNSCGILFTNYPHDEIYYNSSYNNITPYAQCGNSTIKRISSNYICNENDNIENSKYNNIFRVNPQKEKYEATSNKLDDKINNQTKRTHSCHNIYIKNYKKSKDTLKNKNNIYKLKRETLHSNFKDDTNILFEERQLNKLNNNYNIIDNNMIESENYMSSDAEMNANINMGNEKSNIKNYNKLKLLKMGIQKENIPYMEQPNLNLKESVNFSSSSNDEYNAHSYIESQNNLNNIDLYSDIIKNDKILLAYENKNPNEEKRRSTFGGFMNNIKKIFFNDKQNMLSYKNDESDLINELELEKQDTNEKKIKKNPNKTDMSILKFQCVIKSKRIRIYLCVCPNCTKQFYLLIKKFPNKKIISKVFPPSLFSSFVENLRKNNEDFFYQKDKQKWEQISNEQSQFNTYHDNMSSSFNLPDSNSKFCNCYIGIEEKDSNIFENLDMLVYL